The Erigeron canadensis isolate Cc75 chromosome 4, C_canadensis_v1, whole genome shotgun sequence genome window below encodes:
- the LOC122597205 gene encoding uncharacterized protein LOC122597205 — MKILKSLRGEETSAPLLPPKRSRCDACVANRQPCLDGCGFAKGFPPGTMSKFLAIKGQKNMDTVYKNLLLKSEAACKVYVDFLYYETCCRADNLVGGSLGKITEKDAWYGAQYADIEAKCNKLELKIANLLREKESLKNPSA; from the exons ATGAAGATTCTCAAATCTCTTCGTGGTGAAGAGACTTCCGCTCCTCTACTCCCTCCTAAACGTAGCAGGTGCGACGCCTGTGTTGCTAACCGGCAACCGTGCTTAGACGGTTGTGGATTTGCCAAAGGCTTCCCGCCAGGAACTATGAGCAAATTCTTGGCCATAAAGGGTCAAAAGAATATGGATACAGTGTATAAAAATTTGCTCTTGAAGAGCGAAGCTGCATGCAAGGTGTATGTAGACTTTTTGTATTATGAAACTTGTTGCAGGGCAGATAACTTGGTTGGAGGCTCCTTAGGAAAAATTACAGAAAAAGACGCATGGTATGGGGCCCAGTATGCAGATATTGAAGCTAAATGTAATAAGCTTGAACTTAAAATAGCTAACCTCCTAAGGGAAAAGGAAAGCCTCAAAAAC CCATCCGCCTAA